The DNA segment CAAGTATCGACCTTGCGAACAATTACTCTTTTTCCAATGCACTCTGTGTTTAAGGACAATGATATATTCTTGAAACCATATTTTACTTAaccaccgaaattgctaacgtATACAAATTCATGAACCTCGACATTGACGAGGTACACAAATAACATCTCGACTTATGAAATTTCATGTGGCACGAACTGAACTATCGATCTCGTAAAAATCAATGCTTTTTGGTACAGACGAAATATACAAGTAGACGTTATATCCAATGaatttttcgacccatttttatagggctctagagccccattatcgTTTCAGTTGAACAGGTTACCGACAGGCTGTTCGGTTACCAACAGTCTGTAGAAAACGATCGTAGCGCTTATTacggtaggaaatgaaattactgGAATTCTGTGGCTCTTACGATCCAGAGTTGAGCATCGATCGATTTGTATCATTGGAATGATCAATTGACGGATGCGATTGAAAAATTAGGCACCAGAATGAAATGGCGATTAACAAGCGGTAACAAGCAACACTAATAATAATCACGATCAAATTCATATCATGATATTTATAACACGAGTAATATTTatattcgggagtatgtctattcaccaaaaatgattgtaattgatccccgtagccgaaaataatttttttagaattaattaaaaatttttttttcgtcgaaaaatttaggcacctacccacccctgtcactttttcttaaaaattcctttttcatttttagcaattttgtttgacgccctacagaaaagttgtctaatacttttttgtaggtacctatgagctctacttcagaaaaaagtttcattgaaatatattcacaattgtaggagttatggctgtttgaaaatttgaccatttttatggggtttttctcactttgcgaggtcaaggaccaacttttcgaatatttttgcaatttgtacatattctccgtcaaaatacgcgtagtttgcttttttaaacattaaaatcgtccaatccgttcagaagttatgacgttttaaagattcgcatgaaaattcgggcagacatttctggcgagagattatattttcggtaaggaatttttttctcgaaactgagtaggatttcgggggtatgtctattgaccaaaaatgcttgcaattgacccctgcaactaaaaataatttttccaagacgattcgaaagtcttttttttcatccaaaaatttcacaccttttcgaatttttacaCACCTTTTTTAAACACCTTTTAGAAAGTTCACCTTAAGTATTTTCCAAATATCAGAACATACCTACGTTATTTTTTAATTGCCAACGCTGAAAAATCTATTTATCCGGTCGAGCATTTGCCACAAGtagtataaataatttattcgacATAAAACAGGACGTACATTGATTTATAAGGATTCCCTTTCATTTGGTTTCATAGCAATATAGCAGGAAATGTTGTAAAATTTGTTTGGAGACGCTGTTCTAAAAAAGTCGAtgtagaaacggtaaaagtatcAGTGGAATTCCAAGAATTGCGTAAATGGAAGCTGAAAAAAAGATGACCATCGTTAAAAAGAAAAAGGGTTCACCGTATTAGATTtcaataagaaaaataattgtaattcaccTTTGCTACAGCCCGCTTCTCCTTCCTTACAAACGCATTGGCCATCTTTACATTCAAGGATATCTTCCTTACCGAGTCCCATGCATTCGTAATCCTTCGTGCACGCGTTGAACAAAACTGTAAAGGGCGTGTTTAAtaatttagtaaatttgtttctttGTTGCGAGCGACATTTGTACGTTCGTTCTGGCAGCTACTGACGGATAATTACAACAATTGTTACAAGAGAAGTAAAGTATAAGTTATTATTACATCTTGTCTGGATGCATTTTCCAGTGTGATTGACAAAGTGGTAACCCGAAACGCACTGGCAAATTTCATTGATGCACATAGCACGACCAAGTACGTCTTGACAATCGTCGATCCTCTGACAACGATCGCCTACCATCGACGGCCCTGTAACACGGTAAAATACCGTTGCAACGTATACGTATGTATTTTTATTTGGATTTTATCAGCCACAATTATTACTTACTGTTAATACAATTCGAAGAATTGGTTGTGTCCAAAACGTAGGAATCTTTGCAAGCACATTTTCCTTGTTTGCATTCAGCGTTCGTCATCGATCTACAAGTCGAATCATCCGTGCAAAATAATCCTTCGCCTGTCAAGAGAAAATTAAGAAAGCAATTTTTGACACGCCAGGGTGCGAAAACCGATACTCACTAGCGATGCACGTCGTCTTGTCCGCGGTAGGCGAATAATACTGTTCGCAGATACAGGTCATTTGTGCCTTGCAGAATGCATGCGGAATGCAATTACGATCTCTTATGCATCCCTCGCCGTACTTGGCTATTCCATATTGTTGTGTAAtctctttaaacaaaaattgtaatttcGTAAGCGGTTTCGATGGTTGGTACGTTGGAAGATTCTTTTCAATACTCACCGTTCATGCATGATAGCGATCCGAGAATCGCGAAAAGCACACCGATCTTGAAAACTTGATTCATTTTAAACGTAACGAACTCGACAAGATCAACCGACAATGATTACAGCACATTACTCGAACCTTTACTGGATAAGAAACGACCAAGATTCGGCAGAAAACGACGCGACGCAGCGTACGCCCTCCCGTGATAATCGTTATCTTTTCATTTATCTCTCGCATATCAAACCGAGTGAATCAGACGATTTGTTCAATGACAAGCGTTAGGATGGCCTGATTTC comes from the Colletes latitarsis isolate SP2378_abdomen chromosome 7, iyColLati1, whole genome shotgun sequence genome and includes:
- the LOC143344071 gene encoding uncharacterized protein LOC143344071, translating into MNQVFKIGVLFAILGSLSCMNEITQQYGIAKYGEGCIRDRNCIPHAFCKAQMTCICEQYYSPTADKTTCIASEGLFCTDDSTCRSMTNAECKQGKCACKDSYVLDTTNSSNCINRPSMVGDRCQRIDDCQDVLGRAMCINEICQCVSGYHFVNHTGKCIQTRFLFNACTKDYECMGLGKEDILECKDGQCVCKEGEAGCSKASIYAILGIPLILLPFLHRLF